In a genomic window of Sutcliffiella sp. FSL R7-0096:
- the rlmD gene encoding 23S rRNA (uracil(1939)-C(5))-methyltransferase RlmD, giving the protein MTVPVQKNEYYDVTVQDLTHDGAGVAKIEGFPIFVQHALPDEEIKVKIIKVKKGYAFGRLEEIHKTSPYRVDAPCPIYKQCGGCQLQHLSYEGQLVAKQKQVKDVLERIGHLKDVPVHPVLGMDHNPWRYRNKAQVPIGEREGGLIAGFYQQRSHEIIDMKECLIQQEINDRVVQTVREICDKHGVRAYNEKTHKGVLRHVMARYGLVTGEVMIVLITRTPDIPNRKAIVEEIVAALPEVKSVVQNVNTKKTNVIFGDETRVLWGNEYIYDFIGDIKFAISARSFYQVNPEQTKVLYDKALEYADLTGEETVIDAYCGIGTISLFLAQKAKKVYGVEIVPEAIEDAKRNAELNEITNAEFGVGEAEVVIPKWYKDGITADVLVVDPPRKGCDEALLKTILEMKPKKVVYVSCNPATLARDLRVLEDGGYKTVEVQPVDMFPHTVHCEAVARIELNPTL; this is encoded by the coding sequence ATGACAGTACCTGTTCAGAAAAATGAATACTACGATGTCACCGTCCAGGATCTGACCCATGATGGCGCAGGCGTAGCAAAAATAGAAGGCTTTCCGATTTTTGTTCAACATGCATTACCGGACGAGGAAATCAAAGTCAAAATCATTAAGGTGAAAAAAGGTTATGCATTCGGTCGACTTGAGGAGATCCACAAGACAAGTCCTTACCGTGTCGATGCCCCATGCCCGATTTATAAGCAATGTGGGGGCTGCCAGCTTCAGCACCTGAGCTATGAAGGTCAGCTTGTGGCGAAGCAAAAGCAGGTCAAGGATGTCCTCGAACGCATTGGACATCTAAAAGACGTGCCGGTTCATCCGGTACTCGGCATGGACCACAATCCATGGCGTTACCGAAACAAAGCCCAGGTTCCGATCGGTGAACGCGAAGGCGGTCTGATTGCAGGATTTTACCAGCAACGCAGTCACGAAATCATTGATATGAAGGAATGCCTGATCCAGCAGGAAATCAACGACCGTGTCGTCCAAACGGTCCGCGAAATCTGCGACAAACATGGCGTTCGTGCTTATAACGAAAAAACACACAAAGGCGTGCTACGTCACGTGATGGCCCGCTATGGCCTAGTCACAGGCGAAGTGATGATCGTGCTAATCACCCGTACTCCTGATATCCCGAATCGCAAGGCCATCGTCGAAGAAATAGTAGCAGCCCTGCCTGAAGTGAAGTCCGTTGTGCAGAACGTAAACACGAAGAAAACGAATGTTATTTTCGGCGATGAAACGCGTGTGCTTTGGGGCAATGAATACATTTATGATTTCATCGGCGACATTAAGTTTGCGATTTCCGCGAGATCCTTCTACCAGGTGAACCCGGAGCAAACGAAGGTTCTGTATGATAAAGCGCTCGAGTATGCCGACCTGACAGGCGAAGAGACCGTCATTGACGCATACTGCGGAATCGGAACCATCTCCTTGTTCCTGGCACAAAAGGCGAAAAAAGTGTACGGCGTAGAAATCGTGCCAGAAGCGATTGAAGATGCCAAACGAAACGCTGAACTGAACGAAATCACAAATGCAGAATTCGGAGTGGGTGAAGCGGAGGTTGTCATCCCGAAATGGTATAAGGACGGCATTACAGCAGACGTGCTGGTGGTGGATCCGCCCCGTAAAGGCTGTGATGAAGCATTGCTTAAAACCATTCTGGAAATGAAGCCTAAAAAAGTTGTCTACGTATCCTGTAATCCGGCGACACTTGCAAGGGACCTGCGAGTGTTGGAGGATGGGGGATATAAGACGGTTGAGGTACAGCCAGTGGATATGTTCCCGCATACGGTGCATTGTGAGGCTGTTGCTAGAATTGAATTAAATCCCACATTATAA
- a CDS encoding LysM peptidoglycan-binding domain-containing protein encodes MQIFYTVRSGDTLYEISRRWGIPTDSLISANNLNPPYTIHIGQQLSVPPGVDKVRVRQGDSVYRISQLYRVPSSVLIEANQLRPPYVIQIGQLLKVPPGVPYYIVQPGDTLYQLAGRFNVRTNGEPNYELIRNVNQLPSSHLFPGMKLMIPYAPPGGQGRIAYTSDRGGHYDIWLYNPLTGENLQLTSGLGDSFSIPEWSPNSTRIAFVGKNRIINVIEVATGSIAQIDQMEEEVEFKLAWSPDSTQIAYTKQGHIILYDVLSHHVQSIQQPNSTDVQWFPNGMELLFQAPDETGISQLYRSQTDGTGKQQITSNTEGRLNNSQLSPDGSFVLYTTPGVSISIIHTIELSTGNVFEVKGGPLAKNYYPKWSPDSLKIAYSATALEDRGYFSQVRTVGRRGEEDRIWAISNCFASPVTWSTDGTNIAYLSGCREQESAHEMWTINLQRPVPIRLIEGVNIQSLQWSPTAIMDVTQNTYTSTTYKVSFQYPSNWRKVNEERYEGADDFFQISAISAGENLDEVCHGEAFHPLMPYGSLPRIVKARIQNQEACYIFPSVDQPTEMLNQSALIVRYPIPIKIQGETYNYFILWTDQPHMKEIASSLTFL; translated from the coding sequence ATGCAGATTTTTTACACAGTACGTTCAGGTGATACGTTATACGAGATTTCCAGGAGATGGGGAATTCCGACAGATTCCCTTATTTCTGCAAATAATTTGAATCCACCTTATACGATTCATATAGGTCAACAGCTCTCCGTTCCTCCTGGGGTTGACAAAGTGCGTGTTAGACAAGGTGATTCCGTGTATCGAATTTCACAATTATATAGAGTGCCATCTTCAGTGTTAATAGAGGCAAATCAACTTCGACCACCTTATGTTATTCAGATCGGTCAATTATTAAAGGTTCCACCAGGTGTTCCTTATTACATCGTACAACCAGGGGATACACTGTATCAGCTTGCAGGACGGTTTAATGTACGAACAAACGGGGAGCCGAATTATGAGCTTATTCGGAATGTAAACCAACTTCCATCTTCCCACCTATTTCCCGGTATGAAGTTAATGATTCCATACGCCCCTCCTGGTGGCCAAGGACGGATTGCCTATACCTCTGATCGGGGAGGGCATTATGATATTTGGTTATATAATCCCCTGACAGGAGAGAACTTGCAGCTCACCAGTGGATTAGGTGACTCCTTCTCAATTCCTGAATGGTCACCGAATAGTACGAGAATTGCGTTTGTAGGAAAGAACAGAATAATAAATGTTATTGAGGTTGCAACAGGTTCCATTGCTCAAATCGACCAGATGGAAGAAGAGGTTGAGTTCAAATTGGCTTGGTCCCCTGACAGCACCCAAATTGCTTATACTAAACAAGGTCACATTATCTTGTACGATGTACTGTCTCATCACGTGCAAAGCATTCAACAACCTAATTCAACAGATGTTCAATGGTTTCCGAATGGTATGGAACTGCTTTTTCAGGCACCGGATGAAACAGGAATCAGTCAGCTTTACCGAAGTCAAACCGACGGGACAGGGAAACAGCAAATTACAAGTAACACAGAAGGAAGGCTTAATAATTCCCAGCTATCACCCGACGGAAGCTTTGTACTTTATACAACACCAGGTGTCAGTATCTCCATCATTCACACCATTGAGCTCTCAACAGGGAATGTGTTCGAAGTAAAAGGAGGGCCGCTGGCAAAAAATTATTATCCGAAATGGTCTCCCGATTCTTTAAAGATTGCCTATAGCGCTACCGCCTTGGAAGATAGGGGGTATTTTTCGCAAGTTCGAACGGTGGGGAGGCGAGGAGAAGAGGACCGAATTTGGGCTATATCTAATTGTTTTGCATCACCTGTCACGTGGTCTACGGACGGAACAAATATAGCATATCTTAGTGGGTGCAGGGAACAGGAATCAGCCCATGAAATGTGGACTATCAATCTCCAACGGCCCGTTCCAATTCGACTAATTGAAGGAGTTAACATTCAGTCACTTCAATGGTCTCCCACTGCCATAATGGATGTCACCCAAAACACATATACGAGCACTACTTACAAGGTTAGTTTCCAATATCCATCAAACTGGCGAAAAGTGAACGAGGAAAGATACGAAGGTGCGGACGATTTTTTTCAAATATCAGCTATTTCTGCTGGTGAAAACTTGGATGAGGTGTGCCATGGGGAAGCTTTCCATCCATTAATGCCCTATGGATCCTTGCCAAGAATAGTAAAGGCAAGAATTCAAAATCAAGAAGCATGCTACATTTTTCCCTCTGTAGATCAACCAACAGAAATGTTGAATCAATCTGCTTTAATCGTAAGGTATCCAATTCCTATTAAAATCCAGGGGGAAACTTACAATTACTTCATCTTATGGACAGACCAACCGCATATGAAGGAAATAGCTTCAAGCTTAACCTTCTTATAG
- a CDS encoding BCCT family transporter: MKGIKGESINNLIDYKIFVPSMLIILGISIPFTVYETKSLNLLNNIFNHIVEMFTWGYMWYAALMVAAALFFSFSKYGKVVLGDPLEKPKYTMFEYASILIAMGLGSTIMRTGMIQWTDVALEPPFGTEARSAEALLWGNSYSMFLWSFQVFAIFVMAAPAMGYIMHVRKKPLIRISEACRCIFGDRFTDGFGGKILDIIFLISIIAGAAVTLGLGTPIITYNLSKLANIEVTFGLTLLVTIVWVLLFSASAYLGIDKGIKRLSTLNMYLAAAFGLFIMIAGPGVFILTYFTDSIGFLVKNYIDMSFSTNSLGQGNSIMESNTVFWFAYCATWAMLHSIFAAKISRGRTIKEMILTYLLAPTLISWIATGVLGGLSVDRYITGEVPVLQIVQNQNAMAAIPEILASLPFSMIVMIVFVLITTVFLTTTLDSTTYTIASYTGTRDMSKFEPSKGLRLIISGVVTVIALVLMRIGGLAPLEVLSGLMGIPIIFIQFLTIFAAKKMMDEDRAWERNVRKGVVVEGKERKIS, encoded by the coding sequence ATGAAAGGAATAAAAGGAGAGAGTATAAATAATTTAATAGACTACAAAATTTTTGTACCATCGATGTTGATTATTTTAGGAATTAGTATTCCATTTACAGTCTACGAAACAAAATCCCTAAATCTGTTAAACAACATTTTTAATCACATTGTGGAAATGTTTACTTGGGGATATATGTGGTATGCCGCATTAATGGTGGCAGCTGCCTTATTTTTCTCATTTTCAAAATATGGGAAAGTGGTGCTGGGAGATCCATTGGAGAAACCAAAGTACACCATGTTTGAATATGCTTCGATTTTAATCGCGATGGGTCTAGGATCTACCATTATGCGGACAGGCATGATTCAATGGACTGATGTTGCATTAGAACCTCCATTTGGAACGGAAGCAAGGTCGGCAGAAGCATTATTGTGGGGAAATTCCTATAGTATGTTTTTGTGGAGCTTCCAAGTCTTTGCCATCTTTGTCATGGCAGCTCCTGCTATGGGGTACATCATGCATGTTCGTAAAAAGCCATTGATACGAATATCGGAAGCGTGCCGGTGCATTTTTGGGGATAGATTCACAGATGGATTCGGTGGAAAAATCCTTGATATTATTTTTTTAATTAGTATTATCGCTGGGGCAGCTGTCACGCTTGGATTGGGAACACCCATCATTACCTATAATTTATCCAAGTTGGCAAATATCGAGGTTACATTTGGTTTGACGTTACTTGTGACCATTGTTTGGGTTTTATTATTTTCTGCCAGTGCTTATTTAGGCATTGATAAAGGAATCAAACGATTAAGCACACTTAATATGTATTTAGCCGCTGCTTTCGGTTTATTCATCATGATTGCAGGCCCTGGGGTATTCATCCTGACTTATTTTACTGATAGTATTGGATTTTTAGTTAAGAATTATATAGATATGTCTTTTTCTACAAATTCGCTTGGCCAAGGGAACTCGATTATGGAAAGCAATACCGTGTTTTGGTTTGCGTATTGCGCCACTTGGGCGATGTTGCATAGTATATTTGCAGCAAAGATTTCTCGTGGCAGAACAATCAAAGAGATGATTTTGACATATCTGTTGGCACCTACACTTATTTCTTGGATTGCAACTGGCGTTCTTGGTGGTCTTAGTGTAGATCGATATATTACAGGAGAAGTTCCTGTATTACAAATTGTCCAAAACCAAAATGCAATGGCGGCCATTCCGGAAATACTTGCTTCTTTACCTTTTTCTATGATTGTCATGATCGTGTTTGTGCTTATTACAACGGTTTTCCTGACGACCACACTTGACTCCACTACGTATACAATTGCATCGTATACAGGCACAAGGGATATGAGTAAATTTGAACCTTCAAAAGGGTTACGTTTAATTATTTCTGGGGTTGTGACAGTAATTGCTCTTGTATTAATGAGGATCGGTGGTTTGGCACCTCTAGAAGTTCTTTCCGGCCTTATGGGAATACCAATCATCTTTATCCAATTCTTGACCATTTTTGCAGCCAAGAAGATGATGGATGAGGATCGTGCGTGGGAAAGGAACGTAAGAAAAGGTGTGGTAGTAGAAGGTAAAGAACGTAAGATTAGTTAG
- a CDS encoding MFS transporter, with the protein MDKQNSKFRWVIFTSVLFTYLLMSSQRTAPGLITDQLMTDFSITAATVGLVTSIQFFVYTALQIPMGFLADRYGPSFFLIIGAALTGIGTIVYSLGTHEFVLFSARILTGIGDATIWVNMVLVLSQWFSKKEFTRLIGFAGMTGSLGFLFATVPFSLFIVLLGWRGAFLSAGVLLCLCSFFLYFVLVKKSKQSLFVKNKRQHEKTSVLLRRIFSNRQAWALFFCHFGIVGGYIGFIGSWAVPYVMDVYGMSRLDASQLIMISLIGALIGAPLIGWISSYLGTIKRPYIVFHITVLVCWSFFLLFNEHPPYYLVIILFFTIGFGFGSNSLTFAVVRQSFPITESGIVSGFANTGGFLSAVLLPSIFGYILDHFQSTSGSIGNGYYYGFLILVIFSIFGLIGVMFIKEKARMQDGHKTS; encoded by the coding sequence ATGGACAAACAAAATAGTAAATTTAGATGGGTTATATTTACTTCTGTATTGTTTACATATTTATTGATGTCGAGCCAACGAACCGCTCCGGGATTGATTACAGACCAATTGATGACGGATTTTAGCATAACGGCAGCGACGGTTGGATTAGTGACAAGTATCCAATTTTTTGTATACACCGCTTTGCAAATTCCAATGGGGTTTTTGGCTGATCGTTATGGACCCAGTTTTTTTCTTATTATAGGTGCCGCTCTTACAGGTATAGGTACAATCGTTTATAGCCTTGGTACACATGAATTCGTCCTTTTTTCTGCTAGAATATTAACGGGAATAGGGGATGCGACTATCTGGGTAAATATGGTGTTAGTTTTAAGCCAATGGTTTAGTAAAAAAGAATTTACTCGATTGATTGGTTTTGCCGGAATGACAGGAAGCCTTGGTTTCCTTTTTGCAACTGTTCCTTTCTCCTTATTTATAGTCTTACTTGGGTGGAGGGGGGCATTTCTTTCAGCTGGAGTCCTTTTATGTTTATGTAGTTTTTTTCTTTATTTTGTACTCGTAAAAAAATCAAAGCAATCGCTATTCGTAAAAAATAAAAGACAACATGAAAAAACATCGGTTTTACTTCGGAGAATATTTTCGAATCGGCAGGCATGGGCATTATTCTTTTGCCACTTTGGGATTGTCGGAGGGTATATAGGATTTATCGGTTCGTGGGCAGTTCCATATGTAATGGATGTGTATGGAATGTCACGCTTAGATGCAAGTCAACTTATTATGATTAGTCTCATTGGAGCGCTTATTGGTGCACCTCTAATTGGATGGATTTCAAGTTATTTAGGAACCATTAAACGACCATATATTGTCTTTCATATTACGGTTTTAGTGTGTTGGTCTTTCTTTCTTTTATTTAATGAGCATCCACCATATTACTTAGTAATTATACTTTTCTTTACCATTGGCTTTGGATTCGGGTCAAATTCTTTAACCTTTGCAGTCGTTCGTCAATCTTTCCCTATCACAGAATCAGGCATTGTTTCGGGGTTTGCAAATACGGGTGGATTTCTAAGTGCAGTATTGCTGCCAAGCATTTTTGGCTATATATTAGATCATTTTCAGTCAACTTCAGGGAGTATTGGTAATGGATACTACTACGGTTTCCTCATTCTGGTAATCTTTTCTATTTTTGGTTTAATTGGAGTGATGTTTATCAAGGAAAAGGCCAGGATGCAGGACGGACACAAAACCTCTTGA